A genomic region of Pseudomonadota bacterium contains the following coding sequences:
- a CDS encoding tyrosine-type recombinase/integrase: MESTELLRYRRCLKRKNCSDHTVRNYMNVLALFTDWLKRPVKEVRHSDVSAYTEYLLRRRRKPKTINCHLGTIRLFFDYLIDEEKVQVENPVKKGFRLRVPQPLPRHLKDGQVVALFKEIKDTRDRAMFMLMLRCGLRVEEVARLTTNAIEFNRRQIFVSNGKGSKDRVVYASEDTQSALKAYLKKRSSLKAKGLFLVQKGPMKGKPISVRGIQKRIEYYAKKSGIPVSCHHLRHTMATQLLNADADLVTIQDLLGHAKITTTQRYCKVSNLKVQRDYYKAIEVVLQRTQSGGEDEFELDEKWIKENRV, encoded by the coding sequence ATGGAGAGTACTGAGCTTTTAAGGTACCGGAGGTGCTTAAAGAGAAAGAACTGTTCAGATCATACCGTCAGGAATTACATGAACGTCCTCGCGCTCTTCACAGACTGGCTGAAAAGACCGGTGAAAGAGGTAAGGCATTCAGATGTGAGCGCGTACACGGAGTACCTTCTGAGAAGGAGACGAAAGCCGAAGACGATTAACTGCCACCTCGGAACCATCCGTCTCTTCTTTGACTACCTTATCGACGAGGAGAAGGTACAGGTGGAAAACCCGGTAAAAAAGGGCTTCCGGCTCCGCGTCCCGCAACCTCTCCCGAGACATTTGAAAGACGGGCAGGTTGTGGCACTCTTCAAGGAAATCAAGGACACAAGGGATCGGGCCATGTTCATGCTCATGCTCAGATGCGGACTCCGCGTGGAAGAAGTTGCACGGCTCACCACAAATGCGATAGAATTTAACCGTAGGCAGATCTTCGTCTCCAACGGAAAAGGCAGCAAGGACCGGGTTGTGTACGCGAGTGAAGATACGCAATCTGCCTTGAAGGCGTACCTGAAGAAACGATCATCTCTGAAAGCGAAGGGATTGTTCCTGGTACAGAAAGGGCCTATGAAAGGGAAGCCGATATCAGTCCGAGGGATACAGAAAAGGATCGAATATTATGCCAAGAAAAGTGGTATACCGGTCTCCTGCCACCACCTAAGACACACGATGGCAACACAGCTCTTGAATGCCGACGCCGACCTCGTCACTATCCAGGATCTCCTGGGACATGCCAAGATTACTACGACACAGCGCTACTGCAAGGTCTCCAATCTCAAAGTGCAGAGGGACTACTACAAGGCCATTGAGGTGGTCCTGCAGAGAACCCAGTCAGGCGGAGAGGACGAGTTTGAATTGGATGAAAAATGGATAAAGGAAAACAGGGTGTAA
- a CDS encoding type II toxin-antitoxin system prevent-host-death family antitoxin yields MKFVTVSELRLKATQVVAKIASTKEEVIITKNGKPVVLMRFITDEAFVLKEKDRR; encoded by the coding sequence ATGAAATTTGTTACAGTAAGTGAGTTAAGGCTTAAAGCGACACAGGTAGTCGCTAAAATTGCATCCACAAAAGAGGAGGTCATTATAACAAAAAATGGCAAACCTGTGGTGTTGATGCGCTTTATTACGGACGAAGCCTTTGTCCTCAAAGAAAAAGACAGACGGTAG
- a CDS encoding isoamylase early set domain-containing protein — MSIKKQYIKGKDLCKVTFTLPKEAVKSAKRIYIVGEFNDWNIYATPMKKQKNGAFTVTLNLEKGREYQFRYLIDEMVWENDWHADRYAPTPFGDCDNSIVVV, encoded by the coding sequence ATGAGTATTAAAAAACAATATATTAAAGGCAAAGATTTGTGTAAAGTCACGTTTACTTTGCCTAAAGAGGCGGTTAAATCTGCAAAAAGGATTTATATTGTTGGGGAATTTAATGACTGGAACATATATGCAACACCTATGAAAAAGCAAAAAAACGGGGCATTCACCGTGACCCTTAACCTTGAAAAAGGCAGGGAATATCAGTTTCGGTATTTGATAGATGAGATGGTCTGGGAGAATGATTGGCATGCTGACAGATACGCACCAACCCCTTTTGGTGATTGTGATAATTCGATTGTAGTTGTTTAA
- the mtgA gene encoding monofunctional biosynthetic peptidoglycan transglycosylase: protein MKMIKTFAILLFFTVLVAAGYYSIFPDVSRLKRENPKKTSFMEYREREWREKGKKINIQKKWVSLSNISPYLVKAVIIGEDDKFWSHHGFDIEAIQKALEKDLQRKTFKFGGSTISQQLVKNLYLSPSKNPIRKFKEVIITWRIERTLSKRRILELYLNVVEWGEGIFGAEAASLHYYGKPALVLNPEEAAMLASVLPNPIRYRVDGTSRYVQKRAKIIYDIMVKRGIVIPEYEDVMKQPVYE from the coding sequence ATGAAAATGATAAAAACCTTTGCTATATTGTTATTTTTCACAGTGCTTGTGGCTGCTGGCTATTATTCAATATTTCCAGATGTGTCCAGGCTTAAGAGAGAAAACCCTAAAAAGACATCCTTTATGGAATACCGGGAGAGGGAATGGAGGGAAAAAGGTAAAAAGATAAATATACAAAAGAAGTGGGTCTCCCTTTCAAACATTTCTCCATATCTGGTGAAGGCAGTTATTATTGGGGAGGATGATAAATTCTGGTCCCATCACGGTTTTGATATTGAGGCAATACAAAAAGCCCTTGAAAAAGACCTTCAAAGGAAGACATTCAAATTTGGAGGGAGTACCATAAGCCAGCAGCTTGTGAAGAACCTTTACCTCTCCCCTTCGAAGAATCCAATACGCAAGTTTAAAGAGGTCATTATAACCTGGAGAATAGAAAGGACCCTCTCAAAAAGGAGGATTCTCGAGCTATACCTCAATGTAGTGGAATGGGGAGAGGGTATATTTGGTGCTGAAGCTGCATCTCTTCATTATTATGGTAAACCTGCTTTAGTCCTTAATCCGGAAGAAGCTGCCATGCTTGCATCGGTGCTCCCGAACCCGATTAGATACAGGGTTGATGGAACATCTCGATATGTGCAGAAGCGCGCTAAAATCATCTATGACATAATGGTGAAAAGAGGTATCGTCATACCCGAATATGAGGATGTGATGAAACAACCAGTATATGAGTGA
- a CDS encoding ferritin family protein, which produces MNEKNLAELIDIAMEREESAYTFYMDIYKKVEDEGVKDALKFLAEEEKRHKDFLINYKNGHYGQDALRLSDVVDYRIAEHLEEPTVKKGIEPKDVYLAAAHRELKSYSFYMALAEIHHKGSVKEMLIKMANEELKHKEKVEYLYSNTAFPQTAGG; this is translated from the coding sequence ATGAATGAGAAGAACCTTGCAGAACTAATAGATATTGCAATGGAAAGGGAAGAATCGGCTTATACCTTTTACATGGATATCTATAAAAAGGTCGAGGACGAGGGCGTCAAGGATGCTCTAAAGTTTCTGGCAGAAGAGGAGAAAAGGCATAAGGATTTTCTTATAAATTACAAAAATGGCCATTACGGCCAGGACGCACTACGGTTAAGTGATGTAGTAGATTACAGGATAGCAGAACATTTAGAAGAACCGACTGTTAAGAAGGGCATAGAGCCTAAAGATGTATACCTGGCAGCAGCCCATAGAGAACTTAAATCATATAGTTTTTATATGGCCCTTGCTGAAATCCACCACAAGGGTAGTGTAAAGGAAATGCTCATTAAGATGGCGAATGAGGAATTAAAGCATAAAGAGAAAGTGGAATATTTGTATAGTAATACAGCATTTCCCCAGACAGCTGGGGGTTGA